CGATTTGGGAATACCCATGATGACTTTATATATGTGCACCTTATCCACTTTTGGATATCGAAGCTTAGAAGGCTGCTTCTGAACAAACTAACCAAGATGCATGTGGAGCATCTTGGCGGGAACAATGATTAGCGATTGACACACCATGTAGTGCTACAAAAACAGGTCCTCCTCCCCCGTTTCGCTCTTACCTGTCCAAAGTCCTTGCCGTTGTAGACACCAATGATGGAGCCGGTCATCTCGGGTACGATGATCATGTTCCTCAGGTGGGTCTTGACGATCTCGGGCTTCTCATTTGGCGGTGCCTCCTTCTTGGCCTTGCGCAGCTTCTTGATCAGAGCCATTGGCTTGCGCTTCAGTCCGCGGGAGAAACGCCTGCGGGCACGGCTGTGCATCAGCTCCACCAGCTGGTTGCTAAA
This genomic interval from Drosophila mauritiana strain mau12 chromosome 2R, ASM438214v1, whole genome shotgun sequence contains the following:
- the LOC117136396 gene encoding 40S ribosomal protein S15 — protein: MADQVDESLKKKRTFKKFTYRGVDLDQLLDMPNNQLVELMHSRARRRFSRGLKRKPMALIKKLRKAKKEAPPNEKPEIVKTHLRNMIIVPEMTGSIIGVYNGKDFGQVEVKPEMIGHYLGEFALTYKPVKHGRPGIGATHSSRFIPLK